Proteins encoded by one window of Anguilla rostrata isolate EN2019 chromosome 9, ASM1855537v3, whole genome shotgun sequence:
- the LOC135263433 gene encoding rap1 GTPase-activating protein 2-like isoform X6, with protein sequence MFAPSVSACKESSGDARIDKSTISALKGRKQEMLTISNVPLGECPPSPPRTAPPTMKSAEFFDMLEKMEVPKAEELRTVPQRHKDDYIPYPRIEEVLEKGGPYPQVILPQFGGYWIEDAETLAGTPISTDSSFCDEDDGGGMSPSGPYGFRLECNSTARAYRRHFLGREHMNYYCTGSSLGNLILSLKHEEADSQEFLRIILRSRTKTIYDRISLAGLTQLPSVPQIAKLLCDDVTGLKFSPVLYPRGSQLIVSFDEHEINNTFKFGVIYQKFGQTSEEELFGNNEETPAFTEFLSVLGDCVELQDFKGFRGGLDVSHGQTGSQSVYTVFRERELMFHVSTKLPYTEGDPQQLQRKRHIGNDIVATVFQEEPTPFVPDMIASNFLHAYILVQVESPCTEHTTYKVSVTAREDVPPFGPPLPNPAVFKKGPEFREFLLTKLINAENACYKSDRFAKLEGRTRAALLDNLHDEVHRQTQAMMGQGLGSDEEKLENGSHGGLLESFKRAMRVRSHSMETMVGSHRHRSPGGGAGGVPASLSGGGLTQTSTECTKSTYTPPALSAKSPLKSPVKRRSGLFPRLHSSTDSQTDRHSRSEQRTSDSTHLSQEVRSEPSSNPSSPEICPNKERPFIKLKDCSSRANISRSSSSTSSFSSATGETEALEELDPMSTTSSQPSVAYPPVYSPSLSVESQGSGTPVIMCRSPTDLKSKTSPRSNLKFRFDKLSHSTAQ encoded by the exons tctGCAGAGTTCTTTGACATGCTGGAGAAGATGGAG GTCCCGAAAGCTGAGGAGCTGAGGACAGTTCCGCAGAGGCATAAG GATGACTACATTCCCTACCCAAGGATAGAGGAG GTCCTGGAGAAGGGCGGCCCGTACCCCCAGGTCATCCTGCCCCAGTTCGGGGGGTACTGGATCGAGGACGCAGAGACTCTCGCCGGCACCCCCATCTCCACAGACAGCAGCTTCTGCGATGAGGATGACGGTGGCGGGATGAGCCCCAGCGGGCCCTATGGGTTCCGGCTGGAGTGCAACAGCACGGCCCGGGCCTACCGCCGCCACTTCCTGGGCAGG GAGCACATGAACTACTACTGCACGGGCAGCAGCCTGGGGAACCTCATCCTGTCCCTGAAGCACGAGGAGGCAGACAGCCAGGAGTTCTTGCGCATCATTCTCAG GTCACGGACAAAGACAATCTATGACAGGATCTCTCTGGCGGGACTGACGCAGCTCCCCAGCGTCCCACAGATAGCCAAG CTGctgtgtgatgatgtcacaggcctAAAGTTCAGTCCAGTTCTGTACCCCAGG GGTTCCCAGTTGATTGTCAGCTTCGATGAACATGAAATTAACAACACCTTCAAGTTTGGGGTCATCTATCAGAAGTTTGGTCAG ACATCGGAGGAGGAGTTGTTTGGGAACAACGAGGAGACGCCTGCTTTCACAGAGTTTCTGAGCGTGCTTGGGGACTGCGTAGAGCTGCAGGACTTcaaggg TTTCCGGGGAGGGCTTGATGTGTCTCACGGCCAAACAGGCTCTCAGTCCGTCTACACGGTCTTCCGGGAGAGAGAGCTCATGTTCCACGTGTCCACTAAGCTGCCATACACAGAGGGAGACCCGCAGCAG ctTCAGAGGAAGCGGCACATTGGGAATGACATTGTGGCGACGGTTTTCCAGGAAGAGCCTACGCCGTTTGTGCCGGACATGATTGCCTCCAACTTCCTCCATGCCTACATCCTGGTACAGGTGGAAAGcccctgcacagagcacactaCCTACAAG GTGTCTGTTACCGCTCGGGAGGATGTGCCGCCCTTCGGCCCGCCCCTCCCAAACCCGGCCGTCTTCAAAAAG GGCCCAGAGTTCCGGGAGTTCTTACTGACTAAGCTGATAAACGCGGAGAACGCCTGCTACAAGTCGGACAGATTTGCCAAGCTGGAG GGACGGACGCGGGCTGCGCTGCTGGATAACCTTCACGATGAGgtgcacagacagacgcagGCGATGATGGGGCAGGGGCTGGGCTCCGACGAGGAGAAGCTGGAGAACGGCAGTCACGGGGGACTGCTGGAGTCCTTCAAG CGGGCAATGCGGGTGCGCAGTCACTCCATGGAGACGATGGTGGGGTCGCATCGTCACCGGAGCCCTGGAGGGGGGGCCGGCGGCGTCCCCGCCAGCCTGAGCGGAGGGGGCCTGACTCAGACCAGCACAGAGTGCACCAAGAGCACCTACACT CCTCCAGCACTGTCTGCTAAGTCCCCCCTGAAGAGCCCAGTGAAGCGAAGATCAGGACTCTTTCCTCGACTGCACTCAagcacagacagccagacagacagacattcacGCAG CGAGCAAAGAACCTCAGACAGCACTCATCtgtcacaggaagtgaggtcagaGCCCTCTTCAAACCCTAGCTCCCCAGAGATCTGCCCAAATAAGGAAAG GCCGTTCATCAAGCTGAAAGACTGCAGCAGCCGAGCCAACatctcccgctcctcctccagcaccagcagctTTAGCAGTGCCACCGGCGAAACGGaggccctggaggagctggaccctATGAGCACCACG agCAGCCAACCCTCCGTGGCCTACCCCCCTGTGTACAGCCCCTCCCTCAGTGTGGAGAGCCAAGGTTCCGGAACCCCTGTAATCATGTGCCGCAGTCCCACAG acttgaagagcaaaacatctccaagaTCCAACTTGAAGTTTCGCTTTGACAAGCTGAGCCACTCTACTGCA CAGTAG
- the LOC135263433 gene encoding rap1 GTPase-activating protein 2-like isoform X11: protein MSVRQRDTENRQPENESAEFFDMLEKMEVPKAEELRTVPQRHKDDYIPYPRIEEVLEKGGPYPQVILPQFGGYWIEDAETLAGTPISTDSSFCDEDDGGGMSPSGPYGFRLECNSTARAYRRHFLGREHMNYYCTGSSLGNLILSLKHEEADSQEFLRIILRSRTKTIYDRISLAGLTQLPSVPQIAKLLCDDVTGLKFSPVLYPRGSQLIVSFDEHEINNTFKFGVIYQKFGQTSEEELFGNNEETPAFTEFLSVLGDCVELQDFKGFRGGLDVSHGQTGSQSVYTVFRERELMFHVSTKLPYTEGDPQQLQRKRHIGNDIVATVFQEEPTPFVPDMIASNFLHAYILVQVESPCTEHTTYKVSVTAREDVPPFGPPLPNPAVFKKGPEFREFLLTKLINAENACYKSDRFAKLEGRTRAALLDNLHDEVHRQTQAMMGQGLGSDEEKLENGSHGGLLESFKRAMRVRSHSMETMVGSHRHRSPGGGAGGVPASLSGGGLTQTSTECTKSTYTPPALSAKSPLKSPVKRRSGLFPRLHSSTDSQTDRHSRSEQRTSDSTHLSQEVRSEPSSNPSSPEICPNKERPFIKLKDCSSRANISRSSSSTSSFSSATGETEALEELDPMSTTSSQPSVAYPPVYSPSLSVESQGSGTPVIMCRSPTDLKSKTSPRSNLKFRFDKLSHSTAQ, encoded by the exons ATGAgtgtcagacagagagacacagaaaacagacagcCGGAAAATGAG tctGCAGAGTTCTTTGACATGCTGGAGAAGATGGAG GTCCCGAAAGCTGAGGAGCTGAGGACAGTTCCGCAGAGGCATAAG GATGACTACATTCCCTACCCAAGGATAGAGGAG GTCCTGGAGAAGGGCGGCCCGTACCCCCAGGTCATCCTGCCCCAGTTCGGGGGGTACTGGATCGAGGACGCAGAGACTCTCGCCGGCACCCCCATCTCCACAGACAGCAGCTTCTGCGATGAGGATGACGGTGGCGGGATGAGCCCCAGCGGGCCCTATGGGTTCCGGCTGGAGTGCAACAGCACGGCCCGGGCCTACCGCCGCCACTTCCTGGGCAGG GAGCACATGAACTACTACTGCACGGGCAGCAGCCTGGGGAACCTCATCCTGTCCCTGAAGCACGAGGAGGCAGACAGCCAGGAGTTCTTGCGCATCATTCTCAG GTCACGGACAAAGACAATCTATGACAGGATCTCTCTGGCGGGACTGACGCAGCTCCCCAGCGTCCCACAGATAGCCAAG CTGctgtgtgatgatgtcacaggcctAAAGTTCAGTCCAGTTCTGTACCCCAGG GGTTCCCAGTTGATTGTCAGCTTCGATGAACATGAAATTAACAACACCTTCAAGTTTGGGGTCATCTATCAGAAGTTTGGTCAG ACATCGGAGGAGGAGTTGTTTGGGAACAACGAGGAGACGCCTGCTTTCACAGAGTTTCTGAGCGTGCTTGGGGACTGCGTAGAGCTGCAGGACTTcaaggg TTTCCGGGGAGGGCTTGATGTGTCTCACGGCCAAACAGGCTCTCAGTCCGTCTACACGGTCTTCCGGGAGAGAGAGCTCATGTTCCACGTGTCCACTAAGCTGCCATACACAGAGGGAGACCCGCAGCAG ctTCAGAGGAAGCGGCACATTGGGAATGACATTGTGGCGACGGTTTTCCAGGAAGAGCCTACGCCGTTTGTGCCGGACATGATTGCCTCCAACTTCCTCCATGCCTACATCCTGGTACAGGTGGAAAGcccctgcacagagcacactaCCTACAAG GTGTCTGTTACCGCTCGGGAGGATGTGCCGCCCTTCGGCCCGCCCCTCCCAAACCCGGCCGTCTTCAAAAAG GGCCCAGAGTTCCGGGAGTTCTTACTGACTAAGCTGATAAACGCGGAGAACGCCTGCTACAAGTCGGACAGATTTGCCAAGCTGGAG GGACGGACGCGGGCTGCGCTGCTGGATAACCTTCACGATGAGgtgcacagacagacgcagGCGATGATGGGGCAGGGGCTGGGCTCCGACGAGGAGAAGCTGGAGAACGGCAGTCACGGGGGACTGCTGGAGTCCTTCAAG CGGGCAATGCGGGTGCGCAGTCACTCCATGGAGACGATGGTGGGGTCGCATCGTCACCGGAGCCCTGGAGGGGGGGCCGGCGGCGTCCCCGCCAGCCTGAGCGGAGGGGGCCTGACTCAGACCAGCACAGAGTGCACCAAGAGCACCTACACT CCTCCAGCACTGTCTGCTAAGTCCCCCCTGAAGAGCCCAGTGAAGCGAAGATCAGGACTCTTTCCTCGACTGCACTCAagcacagacagccagacagacagacattcacGCAG CGAGCAAAGAACCTCAGACAGCACTCATCtgtcacaggaagtgaggtcagaGCCCTCTTCAAACCCTAGCTCCCCAGAGATCTGCCCAAATAAGGAAAG GCCGTTCATCAAGCTGAAAGACTGCAGCAGCCGAGCCAACatctcccgctcctcctccagcaccagcagctTTAGCAGTGCCACCGGCGAAACGGaggccctggaggagctggaccctATGAGCACCACG agCAGCCAACCCTCCGTGGCCTACCCCCCTGTGTACAGCCCCTCCCTCAGTGTGGAGAGCCAAGGTTCCGGAACCCCTGTAATCATGTGCCGCAGTCCCACAG acttgaagagcaaaacatctccaagaTCCAACTTGAAGTTTCGCTTTGACAAGCTGAGCCACTCTACTGCA CAGTAG
- the LOC135263433 gene encoding rap1 GTPase-activating protein 2-like isoform X13: protein MSVRQRDTENRQPENESAEFFDMLEKMEDDYIPYPRIEEVLEKGGPYPQVILPQFGGYWIEDAETLAGTPISTDSSFCDEDDGGGMSPSGPYGFRLECNSTARAYRRHFLGREHMNYYCTGSSLGNLILSLKHEEADSQEFLRIILRSRTKTIYDRISLAGLTQLPSVPQIAKLLCDDVTGLKFSPVLYPRGSQLIVSFDEHEINNTFKFGVIYQKFGQTSEEELFGNNEETPAFTEFLSVLGDCVELQDFKGFRGGLDVSHGQTGSQSVYTVFRERELMFHVSTKLPYTEGDPQQLQRKRHIGNDIVATVFQEEPTPFVPDMIASNFLHAYILVQVESPCTEHTTYKVSVTAREDVPPFGPPLPNPAVFKKGPEFREFLLTKLINAENACYKSDRFAKLEGRTRAALLDNLHDEVHRQTQAMMGQGLGSDEEKLENGSHGGLLESFKRAMRVRSHSMETMVGSHRHRSPGGGAGGVPASLSGGGLTQTSTECTKSTYTPPALSAKSPLKSPVKRRSGLFPRLHSSTDSQTDRHSRSEQRTSDSTHLSQEVRSEPSSNPSSPEICPNKERPFIKLKDCSSRANISRSSSSTSSFSSATGETEALEELDPMSTTSSQPSVAYPPVYSPSLSVESQGSGTPVIMCRSPTDLKSKTSPRSNLKFRFDKLSHSTAQ, encoded by the exons ATGAgtgtcagacagagagacacagaaaacagacagcCGGAAAATGAG tctGCAGAGTTCTTTGACATGCTGGAGAAGATGGAG GATGACTACATTCCCTACCCAAGGATAGAGGAG GTCCTGGAGAAGGGCGGCCCGTACCCCCAGGTCATCCTGCCCCAGTTCGGGGGGTACTGGATCGAGGACGCAGAGACTCTCGCCGGCACCCCCATCTCCACAGACAGCAGCTTCTGCGATGAGGATGACGGTGGCGGGATGAGCCCCAGCGGGCCCTATGGGTTCCGGCTGGAGTGCAACAGCACGGCCCGGGCCTACCGCCGCCACTTCCTGGGCAGG GAGCACATGAACTACTACTGCACGGGCAGCAGCCTGGGGAACCTCATCCTGTCCCTGAAGCACGAGGAGGCAGACAGCCAGGAGTTCTTGCGCATCATTCTCAG GTCACGGACAAAGACAATCTATGACAGGATCTCTCTGGCGGGACTGACGCAGCTCCCCAGCGTCCCACAGATAGCCAAG CTGctgtgtgatgatgtcacaggcctAAAGTTCAGTCCAGTTCTGTACCCCAGG GGTTCCCAGTTGATTGTCAGCTTCGATGAACATGAAATTAACAACACCTTCAAGTTTGGGGTCATCTATCAGAAGTTTGGTCAG ACATCGGAGGAGGAGTTGTTTGGGAACAACGAGGAGACGCCTGCTTTCACAGAGTTTCTGAGCGTGCTTGGGGACTGCGTAGAGCTGCAGGACTTcaaggg TTTCCGGGGAGGGCTTGATGTGTCTCACGGCCAAACAGGCTCTCAGTCCGTCTACACGGTCTTCCGGGAGAGAGAGCTCATGTTCCACGTGTCCACTAAGCTGCCATACACAGAGGGAGACCCGCAGCAG ctTCAGAGGAAGCGGCACATTGGGAATGACATTGTGGCGACGGTTTTCCAGGAAGAGCCTACGCCGTTTGTGCCGGACATGATTGCCTCCAACTTCCTCCATGCCTACATCCTGGTACAGGTGGAAAGcccctgcacagagcacactaCCTACAAG GTGTCTGTTACCGCTCGGGAGGATGTGCCGCCCTTCGGCCCGCCCCTCCCAAACCCGGCCGTCTTCAAAAAG GGCCCAGAGTTCCGGGAGTTCTTACTGACTAAGCTGATAAACGCGGAGAACGCCTGCTACAAGTCGGACAGATTTGCCAAGCTGGAG GGACGGACGCGGGCTGCGCTGCTGGATAACCTTCACGATGAGgtgcacagacagacgcagGCGATGATGGGGCAGGGGCTGGGCTCCGACGAGGAGAAGCTGGAGAACGGCAGTCACGGGGGACTGCTGGAGTCCTTCAAG CGGGCAATGCGGGTGCGCAGTCACTCCATGGAGACGATGGTGGGGTCGCATCGTCACCGGAGCCCTGGAGGGGGGGCCGGCGGCGTCCCCGCCAGCCTGAGCGGAGGGGGCCTGACTCAGACCAGCACAGAGTGCACCAAGAGCACCTACACT CCTCCAGCACTGTCTGCTAAGTCCCCCCTGAAGAGCCCAGTGAAGCGAAGATCAGGACTCTTTCCTCGACTGCACTCAagcacagacagccagacagacagacattcacGCAG CGAGCAAAGAACCTCAGACAGCACTCATCtgtcacaggaagtgaggtcagaGCCCTCTTCAAACCCTAGCTCCCCAGAGATCTGCCCAAATAAGGAAAG GCCGTTCATCAAGCTGAAAGACTGCAGCAGCCGAGCCAACatctcccgctcctcctccagcaccagcagctTTAGCAGTGCCACCGGCGAAACGGaggccctggaggagctggaccctATGAGCACCACG agCAGCCAACCCTCCGTGGCCTACCCCCCTGTGTACAGCCCCTCCCTCAGTGTGGAGAGCCAAGGTTCCGGAACCCCTGTAATCATGTGCCGCAGTCCCACAG acttgaagagcaaaacatctccaagaTCCAACTTGAAGTTTCGCTTTGACAAGCTGAGCCACTCTACTGCA CAGTAG
- the LOC135263433 gene encoding rap1 GTPase-activating protein 2-like isoform X14: protein MFLKSAEFFDMLEKMEDDYIPYPRIEEVLEKGGPYPQVILPQFGGYWIEDAETLAGTPISTDSSFCDEDDGGGMSPSGPYGFRLECNSTARAYRRHFLGREHMNYYCTGSSLGNLILSLKHEEADSQEFLRIILRSRTKTIYDRISLAGLTQLPSVPQIAKLLCDDVTGLKFSPVLYPRGSQLIVSFDEHEINNTFKFGVIYQKFGQTSEEELFGNNEETPAFTEFLSVLGDCVELQDFKGFRGGLDVSHGQTGSQSVYTVFRERELMFHVSTKLPYTEGDPQQLQRKRHIGNDIVATVFQEEPTPFVPDMIASNFLHAYILVQVESPCTEHTTYKVSVTAREDVPPFGPPLPNPAVFKKGPEFREFLLTKLINAENACYKSDRFAKLEGRTRAALLDNLHDEVHRQTQAMMGQGLGSDEEKLENGSHGGLLESFKRAMRVRSHSMETMVGSHRHRSPGGGAGGVPASLSGGGLTQTSTECTKSTYTPPALSAKSPLKSPVKRRSGLFPRLHSSTDSQTDRHSRSEQRTSDSTHLSQEVRSEPSSNPSSPEICPNKERPFIKLKDCSSRANISRSSSSTSSFSSATGETEALEELDPMSTTSSQPSVAYPPVYSPSLSVESQGSGTPVIMCRSPTDLKSKTSPRSNLKFRFDKLSHSTAQ from the exons ATGTTTTTAAAG tctGCAGAGTTCTTTGACATGCTGGAGAAGATGGAG GATGACTACATTCCCTACCCAAGGATAGAGGAG GTCCTGGAGAAGGGCGGCCCGTACCCCCAGGTCATCCTGCCCCAGTTCGGGGGGTACTGGATCGAGGACGCAGAGACTCTCGCCGGCACCCCCATCTCCACAGACAGCAGCTTCTGCGATGAGGATGACGGTGGCGGGATGAGCCCCAGCGGGCCCTATGGGTTCCGGCTGGAGTGCAACAGCACGGCCCGGGCCTACCGCCGCCACTTCCTGGGCAGG GAGCACATGAACTACTACTGCACGGGCAGCAGCCTGGGGAACCTCATCCTGTCCCTGAAGCACGAGGAGGCAGACAGCCAGGAGTTCTTGCGCATCATTCTCAG GTCACGGACAAAGACAATCTATGACAGGATCTCTCTGGCGGGACTGACGCAGCTCCCCAGCGTCCCACAGATAGCCAAG CTGctgtgtgatgatgtcacaggcctAAAGTTCAGTCCAGTTCTGTACCCCAGG GGTTCCCAGTTGATTGTCAGCTTCGATGAACATGAAATTAACAACACCTTCAAGTTTGGGGTCATCTATCAGAAGTTTGGTCAG ACATCGGAGGAGGAGTTGTTTGGGAACAACGAGGAGACGCCTGCTTTCACAGAGTTTCTGAGCGTGCTTGGGGACTGCGTAGAGCTGCAGGACTTcaaggg TTTCCGGGGAGGGCTTGATGTGTCTCACGGCCAAACAGGCTCTCAGTCCGTCTACACGGTCTTCCGGGAGAGAGAGCTCATGTTCCACGTGTCCACTAAGCTGCCATACACAGAGGGAGACCCGCAGCAG ctTCAGAGGAAGCGGCACATTGGGAATGACATTGTGGCGACGGTTTTCCAGGAAGAGCCTACGCCGTTTGTGCCGGACATGATTGCCTCCAACTTCCTCCATGCCTACATCCTGGTACAGGTGGAAAGcccctgcacagagcacactaCCTACAAG GTGTCTGTTACCGCTCGGGAGGATGTGCCGCCCTTCGGCCCGCCCCTCCCAAACCCGGCCGTCTTCAAAAAG GGCCCAGAGTTCCGGGAGTTCTTACTGACTAAGCTGATAAACGCGGAGAACGCCTGCTACAAGTCGGACAGATTTGCCAAGCTGGAG GGACGGACGCGGGCTGCGCTGCTGGATAACCTTCACGATGAGgtgcacagacagacgcagGCGATGATGGGGCAGGGGCTGGGCTCCGACGAGGAGAAGCTGGAGAACGGCAGTCACGGGGGACTGCTGGAGTCCTTCAAG CGGGCAATGCGGGTGCGCAGTCACTCCATGGAGACGATGGTGGGGTCGCATCGTCACCGGAGCCCTGGAGGGGGGGCCGGCGGCGTCCCCGCCAGCCTGAGCGGAGGGGGCCTGACTCAGACCAGCACAGAGTGCACCAAGAGCACCTACACT CCTCCAGCACTGTCTGCTAAGTCCCCCCTGAAGAGCCCAGTGAAGCGAAGATCAGGACTCTTTCCTCGACTGCACTCAagcacagacagccagacagacagacattcacGCAG CGAGCAAAGAACCTCAGACAGCACTCATCtgtcacaggaagtgaggtcagaGCCCTCTTCAAACCCTAGCTCCCCAGAGATCTGCCCAAATAAGGAAAG GCCGTTCATCAAGCTGAAAGACTGCAGCAGCCGAGCCAACatctcccgctcctcctccagcaccagcagctTTAGCAGTGCCACCGGCGAAACGGaggccctggaggagctggaccctATGAGCACCACG agCAGCCAACCCTCCGTGGCCTACCCCCCTGTGTACAGCCCCTCCCTCAGTGTGGAGAGCCAAGGTTCCGGAACCCCTGTAATCATGTGCCGCAGTCCCACAG acttgaagagcaaaacatctccaagaTCCAACTTGAAGTTTCGCTTTGACAAGCTGAGCCACTCTACTGCA CAGTAG
- the LOC135263433 gene encoding rap1 GTPase-activating protein 2-like isoform X12, with amino-acid sequence MFLKSAEFFDMLEKMEVPKAEELRTVPQRHKDDYIPYPRIEEVLEKGGPYPQVILPQFGGYWIEDAETLAGTPISTDSSFCDEDDGGGMSPSGPYGFRLECNSTARAYRRHFLGREHMNYYCTGSSLGNLILSLKHEEADSQEFLRIILRSRTKTIYDRISLAGLTQLPSVPQIAKLLCDDVTGLKFSPVLYPRGSQLIVSFDEHEINNTFKFGVIYQKFGQTSEEELFGNNEETPAFTEFLSVLGDCVELQDFKGFRGGLDVSHGQTGSQSVYTVFRERELMFHVSTKLPYTEGDPQQLQRKRHIGNDIVATVFQEEPTPFVPDMIASNFLHAYILVQVESPCTEHTTYKVSVTAREDVPPFGPPLPNPAVFKKGPEFREFLLTKLINAENACYKSDRFAKLEGRTRAALLDNLHDEVHRQTQAMMGQGLGSDEEKLENGSHGGLLESFKRAMRVRSHSMETMVGSHRHRSPGGGAGGVPASLSGGGLTQTSTECTKSTYTPPALSAKSPLKSPVKRRSGLFPRLHSSTDSQTDRHSRSEQRTSDSTHLSQEVRSEPSSNPSSPEICPNKERPFIKLKDCSSRANISRSSSSTSSFSSATGETEALEELDPMSTTSSQPSVAYPPVYSPSLSVESQGSGTPVIMCRSPTDLKSKTSPRSNLKFRFDKLSHSTAQ; translated from the exons ATGTTTTTAAAG tctGCAGAGTTCTTTGACATGCTGGAGAAGATGGAG GTCCCGAAAGCTGAGGAGCTGAGGACAGTTCCGCAGAGGCATAAG GATGACTACATTCCCTACCCAAGGATAGAGGAG GTCCTGGAGAAGGGCGGCCCGTACCCCCAGGTCATCCTGCCCCAGTTCGGGGGGTACTGGATCGAGGACGCAGAGACTCTCGCCGGCACCCCCATCTCCACAGACAGCAGCTTCTGCGATGAGGATGACGGTGGCGGGATGAGCCCCAGCGGGCCCTATGGGTTCCGGCTGGAGTGCAACAGCACGGCCCGGGCCTACCGCCGCCACTTCCTGGGCAGG GAGCACATGAACTACTACTGCACGGGCAGCAGCCTGGGGAACCTCATCCTGTCCCTGAAGCACGAGGAGGCAGACAGCCAGGAGTTCTTGCGCATCATTCTCAG GTCACGGACAAAGACAATCTATGACAGGATCTCTCTGGCGGGACTGACGCAGCTCCCCAGCGTCCCACAGATAGCCAAG CTGctgtgtgatgatgtcacaggcctAAAGTTCAGTCCAGTTCTGTACCCCAGG GGTTCCCAGTTGATTGTCAGCTTCGATGAACATGAAATTAACAACACCTTCAAGTTTGGGGTCATCTATCAGAAGTTTGGTCAG ACATCGGAGGAGGAGTTGTTTGGGAACAACGAGGAGACGCCTGCTTTCACAGAGTTTCTGAGCGTGCTTGGGGACTGCGTAGAGCTGCAGGACTTcaaggg TTTCCGGGGAGGGCTTGATGTGTCTCACGGCCAAACAGGCTCTCAGTCCGTCTACACGGTCTTCCGGGAGAGAGAGCTCATGTTCCACGTGTCCACTAAGCTGCCATACACAGAGGGAGACCCGCAGCAG ctTCAGAGGAAGCGGCACATTGGGAATGACATTGTGGCGACGGTTTTCCAGGAAGAGCCTACGCCGTTTGTGCCGGACATGATTGCCTCCAACTTCCTCCATGCCTACATCCTGGTACAGGTGGAAAGcccctgcacagagcacactaCCTACAAG GTGTCTGTTACCGCTCGGGAGGATGTGCCGCCCTTCGGCCCGCCCCTCCCAAACCCGGCCGTCTTCAAAAAG GGCCCAGAGTTCCGGGAGTTCTTACTGACTAAGCTGATAAACGCGGAGAACGCCTGCTACAAGTCGGACAGATTTGCCAAGCTGGAG GGACGGACGCGGGCTGCGCTGCTGGATAACCTTCACGATGAGgtgcacagacagacgcagGCGATGATGGGGCAGGGGCTGGGCTCCGACGAGGAGAAGCTGGAGAACGGCAGTCACGGGGGACTGCTGGAGTCCTTCAAG CGGGCAATGCGGGTGCGCAGTCACTCCATGGAGACGATGGTGGGGTCGCATCGTCACCGGAGCCCTGGAGGGGGGGCCGGCGGCGTCCCCGCCAGCCTGAGCGGAGGGGGCCTGACTCAGACCAGCACAGAGTGCACCAAGAGCACCTACACT CCTCCAGCACTGTCTGCTAAGTCCCCCCTGAAGAGCCCAGTGAAGCGAAGATCAGGACTCTTTCCTCGACTGCACTCAagcacagacagccagacagacagacattcacGCAG CGAGCAAAGAACCTCAGACAGCACTCATCtgtcacaggaagtgaggtcagaGCCCTCTTCAAACCCTAGCTCCCCAGAGATCTGCCCAAATAAGGAAAG GCCGTTCATCAAGCTGAAAGACTGCAGCAGCCGAGCCAACatctcccgctcctcctccagcaccagcagctTTAGCAGTGCCACCGGCGAAACGGaggccctggaggagctggaccctATGAGCACCACG agCAGCCAACCCTCCGTGGCCTACCCCCCTGTGTACAGCCCCTCCCTCAGTGTGGAGAGCCAAGGTTCCGGAACCCCTGTAATCATGTGCCGCAGTCCCACAG acttgaagagcaaaacatctccaagaTCCAACTTGAAGTTTCGCTTTGACAAGCTGAGCCACTCTACTGCA CAGTAG